In the genome of Neodiprion pinetum isolate iyNeoPine1 chromosome 2, iyNeoPine1.2, whole genome shotgun sequence, one region contains:
- the LOC124212201 gene encoding LETM1 domain-containing protein 1: MYSIIGKNLNIRTPCSAFSMGLNECLLFMPYKNAGRLREITTGQEKHSKVYSLRKHWFSRYTDYIKNLQKSLEKSFPKTMHVYRVFSIGTKDFYRDLKLYFAVQKKKRGVGIDNLSLEELQLLYTMPKDVMKLTPFLLTAALPMANYVVLPIGYYFPRIFLTSQFWDLQQRLDFALLDHKYRLKHNKPLFRCVQASLNKIDDQVLREKWNEVIATLGAGRHPATQDIIECKVLFEEAPYSLKSLRRKHLRELLAIHKMTRWLPYKRQRLLDKGMVIKRMDQAIEAGGGVHKMPSDALRWALFFRGLNPVNMSTDDMRNWLSSWLTVSSTVEKKNISLLLHCPILLAYNHETNWTLLYY; the protein is encoded by the exons CCTTCTTTTTATGCCGTACAAAAACGCTGGTCGTTTACGGGAAATTACGACAGGACAAGAAAAGCACTCGAAGGTGTACAGCCTGCGTAAGCACTGGTTCTCAAGATACACAGACTACATAAAGAACCTTCaaaaaagtttggaaaaaagttttcctaAGACAATGCATGTATACAGAGTATTCAGCATCGGAACGAAAGACTTCTACAGAGATCTAAAACTATATTTTGCtgtgcaaaagaaaaaacgggGCGTCGGTATAGACAATCTTTCCTTAGAAGAACTGCAGTTACTTTATACAATGCCAAAGGATGTCATGAAGCTTACTCCGTTTCTCTTAACTGCTGCACTGCCTATGGCCAACTACGTCGTTTTGCCCATAGGGTATTACTTTCCAAGAATATTCTTAACTTCACAGTTTTGGGACCTTCAGCAGAGACTGGACTTTGCGCTGTTGGATCACAAGTATCGACTAAAACATAACAAGCCTCTGTTCAGATGTGTGCAAGCTAGTCTAAATAAAATAGATGATCAGGTATTAAGGGAAAAATGGAACGAAGTGATAGCTACTTTGGGTGCAGGCAGACATCCTGCTACCCAAGATATTATTGAATGTAAAGTATTGTTCGAGGAAGCACCTTACTCGCTCAAATCGCTCCGAAGAAAACACCTG AGGGAGTTATTGGCGATCCACAAAATGACCAGGTGGCTACCGTACAAAAGACAAAGGCTGTTGGACAAAGGGATGGTAATTAAGAGAATGGACCAAGCTATAGAAGCCGGTGGTGGGGTGCACAAGATGCCAAGTGATGCTCTGCGATGG gCGTTATTCTTCAGAGGATTGAACCCTGTAAACATGTCAACGGATGATATGCGAAACTGGCTCAGTAGCTGGCTCACAGTTTCATCgactgtggaaaaaaaaaatatttcattactcCTGCACTGTCCAATACTGTTAGCTTATAATCACGAGACAAACTGGACACTACTGTATTATTAG